The following nucleotide sequence is from Nocardioides eburneiflavus.
GCGCGGGCGGGTGCCCGGCGCTGGTGATCGTGTAGTCACCGGTCACGAGGTCGACCTTGATGTGCACGGCGGTCGCGAGCGACTCCTCGGACTCCTGGCGGAGCAGGAAGGCGTTGGCCGCGGCCATCAGCTCGGCGGGCGGCAGCGCACCGATGAGGCCGCCGAGTGCGCCGGCGAACTGCAGCGCCTGGGGACCCACCGCCGTGCCCTTGCCGCACACGTCGACCAGCGCCATCTCCAGCCACCGGCCCTCGCGGAGGTCGGCCACGAGGAAGTCGCCGGCATAGCTCGGTCCGTTGGCGGTGATGGTGGCCGACTGCGAGCGCCAGCCGTCGGGCAGCGGCGGCACGACTCCCTGCCGCTGGAGCCGGTCGCGCAGCTGGGTCAGCACCGCCTCGCTCAGTGCCATCGGCAGACCGGAGCGCTGGCGGCTCGACTGGTAGATCGCCAGCATCAGGGCCAGGGCGAAGATCACGAGTGCCGAGGCCCGAGAGGGTGTGGCGAAGTCGGTCTGCATCGAGTTCCACACCGAGACGGCCCCGAGCACGACGGCGAGCAGCAGCAGCGGGACGAAGCGCAGGAGCATCGTCCCGACCATCAGGAACAGGAACCACATCGCCACGGGGACGATGACCTCGACCAGCAGCCCGAGGACCACGGTGAGGCAGATCATCGCCACCAGGACGAGCAGCAGGAACATCTGGCTGGCCCGCGAGCCGGTGCGCCAGCCGTCGATGCGCTGCTGGACGTAGGCGGCGAACCCGCGCAGCACGGACCCCAACGCGTTCGACACGTCCGAAGGGTAGGGCTCGACAAGGGTTGGCCGGAGTGGAACCGACAAAATCTGCGGCCGTCGCTGGATAGGCTCGACCCATGCCTCTGGTCCCGCTGCAGGCCGACGTCCTCGGTCCTGAGTTCCGGGTGGAGACCATCTCCCTCCCGCCCGATCCCGAAGGGCCGGTCGTCGCCACCCTGGTGACCCTCGAGCCGGCCGAGCCCAACGGTCGCGCCGTGCTGCACGTGCACGGGTTCGCCGACTACTTCTTCCACACCGAGTACGCACGGTGGTGGGCCGATCGCGGCTACACCTTCTACGCCCTCGACCTGCGCAAGTACGGCCGCTCGCTGCTGGAGCACCAGACGCCCCACTACGTCGCCGACCTCGACGAGTACTTCGCCGAGATCGACCTCGCGTGGTGGCGCATCACGCGGCGCGACGGT
It contains:
- a CDS encoding PP2C family protein-serine/threonine phosphatase: MSNALGSVLRGFAAYVQQRIDGWRTGSRASQMFLLLVLVAMICLTVVLGLLVEVIVPVAMWFLFLMVGTMLLRFVPLLLLAVVLGAVSVWNSMQTDFATPSRASALVIFALALMLAIYQSSRQRSGLPMALSEAVLTQLRDRLQRQGVVPPLPDGWRSQSATITANGPSYAGDFLVADLREGRWLEMALVDVCGKGTAVGPQALQFAGALGGLIGALPPAELMAAANAFLLRQESEESLATAVHIKVDLVTGDYTITSAGHPPALHWHLGHRGWSIDNARGMALGVIDEAEFTPSKGRLHPGEALMFYTDGVIESADRDLDQGIDWLRHEALKAVDARGFTGLPRRVLKKVPRGDDDRAMLVLERQPLTSPERHSEQHRGL